In a genomic window of Macaca nemestrina isolate mMacNem1 chromosome 18, mMacNem.hap1, whole genome shotgun sequence:
- the LOC105471856 gene encoding disco-interacting protein 2 homolog C-like isoform X7: MDAYTPPDTSYGSEDEGSVQVDSQGAPTSSQGSIKVEHWISQAIHGSTTSTTSSSSTQSGGSRAAHRLADVMAQTPMDNHSAPPDVTTYTSEHSIQMERPQGSTGSRTAPKYCNAELMETGDDTISRLFSLHFLASPREYAG, encoded by the exons ATACCTCTTATGGCTCAGAAGATGAAGGCTCAGTGCAGGTGGACTCCCAGGGCGCCCCgacctccagccagggcagcatcaaAGTGGAGCACTGGATCAGTCAGGCCATCCACGGCTCCACCACGTCCACCACCTCGTCGTCCTCCACGCAGAGCGGGGGCAGCAGAGCTGCCCACAGGCTAGCGGATGTCATGGCCCAGACCCCCATGG ataatcATTCTGCACCTCCTGACGTAACCACGTACACCTCAGAGCACTCCATACAGATGGAGCGACCACAGGGTTCCACGGGGTCCCGGACAGCGCCCAAGTACTGCAACGCCGAGCTCATGGAGACCGGGGATG ataccatttctagattgttttctctacatttccttgcaagtccgagagagtatgctggttag
- the LOC105471856 gene encoding disco-interacting protein 2 homolog C-like isoform X5 has translation MDAYTPPDTSYGSEDEGSVQVDSQGAPTSSQGSIKVEHWISQAIHGSTTSTTSSSSTQSGGSRAAHRLADVMAQTPMDNHSAPPDVTTYTSEHSIQMERPQGSTGSRTAPKYCNAELMETGDDCFLYISLQVRESMLVSSVSNALPLSLSVKKCRN, from the exons ATACCTCTTATGGCTCAGAAGATGAAGGCTCAGTGCAGGTGGACTCCCAGGGCGCCCCgacctccagccagggcagcatcaaAGTGGAGCACTGGATCAGTCAGGCCATCCACGGCTCCACCACGTCCACCACCTCGTCGTCCTCCACGCAGAGCGGGGGCAGCAGAGCTGCCCACAGGCTAGCGGATGTCATGGCCCAGACCCCCATGG ataatcATTCTGCACCTCCTGACGTAACCACGTACACCTCAGAGCACTCCATACAGATGGAGCGACCACAGGGTTCCACGGGGTCCCGGACAGCGCCCAAGTACTGCAACGCCGAGCTCATGGAGACCGGGGATG attgttttctctacatttccttgcaagtccgagagagtatgctggttagtagtgtgtccaatgcactacctctgtccttgtcagtaaagaaatgtagaaattga
- the LOC105471856 gene encoding disco-interacting protein 2 homolog C-like isoform X8, with translation MDAYTPPDTSYGSEDEGSVQVDSQGAPTSSQGSIKVEHWISQAIHGSTTSTTSSSSTQSGGSRAAHRLADVMAQTPMDNHSAPPDVTTYTSEHSIQMERPQGSTGSRTAPKYCNAELMETGDALFIIAQTWRQRRNQNVLH, from the exons ATACCTCTTATGGCTCAGAAGATGAAGGCTCAGTGCAGGTGGACTCCCAGGGCGCCCCgacctccagccagggcagcatcaaAGTGGAGCACTGGATCAGTCAGGCCATCCACGGCTCCACCACGTCCACCACCTCGTCGTCCTCCACGCAGAGCGGGGGCAGCAGAGCTGCCCACAGGCTAGCGGATGTCATGGCCCAGACCCCCATGG ataatcATTCTGCACCTCCTGACGTAACCACGTACACCTCAGAGCACTCCATACAGATGGAGCGACCACAGGGTTCCACGGGGTCCCGGACAGCGCCCAAGTACTGCAACGCCGAGCTCATGGAGACCGGGGATG ctttattcataattgctcaaacttggaggcaacgaagaaaccaaaatgttcttcactag
- the LOC105471856 gene encoding disco-interacting protein 2 homolog C-like isoform X6, protein MDAYTPPDTSYGSEDEGSVQVDSQGAPTSSQGSIKVEHWISQAIHGSTTSTTSSSSTQSGGSRAAHRLADVMAQTPMDNHSAPPDVTTYTSEHSIQMERPQGSTGSRTAPKYCNAELMETGDGTTSHALCPWILRTTSQVGVHPLRY, encoded by the exons ATACCTCTTATGGCTCAGAAGATGAAGGCTCAGTGCAGGTGGACTCCCAGGGCGCCCCgacctccagccagggcagcatcaaAGTGGAGCACTGGATCAGTCAGGCCATCCACGGCTCCACCACGTCCACCACCTCGTCGTCCTCCACGCAGAGCGGGGGCAGCAGAGCTGCCCACAGGCTAGCGGATGTCATGGCCCAGACCCCCATGG ataatcATTCTGCACCTCCTGACGTAACCACGTACACCTCAGAGCACTCCATACAGATGGAGCGACCACAGGGTTCCACGGGGTCCCGGACAGCGCCCAAGTACTGCAACGCCGAGCTCATGGAGACCGGGGATG gaacaacatcccatgctctctgtccctggatattaagaacaacatcacaggtaggtgtacaccccctgcggtattag